From Candidatus Binatus sp., the proteins below share one genomic window:
- a CDS encoding DsbA family protein produces the protein MTTALVRIPIYFDYASTLCYIAWRIVRELEGELGFEALWKGVPIAMRDHRAKPGRVLGDREREKVLMVAAETGIAVAPPKSWIDSSAALQGSEIARDAGVFRKYHEAVFRAAFEQGVDIANADVLDTIAERAGMNRARFRATISSGAMTPRIESHKREADEFSALGYPTFILGEFPLIGIQPIESMRLLIGRFLRQRSQEPQA, from the coding sequence ATGACGACAGCACTGGTGCGGATACCAATATACTTCGACTACGCATCGACGCTCTGCTACATCGCGTGGCGAATCGTGCGCGAACTCGAAGGCGAGCTTGGTTTCGAGGCGCTCTGGAAAGGCGTGCCGATCGCGATGCGGGATCATCGCGCGAAGCCGGGGCGCGTGCTCGGCGATCGCGAGCGCGAGAAGGTGCTGATGGTCGCGGCTGAGACGGGTATTGCCGTGGCGCCGCCGAAGAGCTGGATCGATTCGAGCGCGGCGCTGCAAGGTTCCGAAATCGCGCGCGACGCCGGCGTGTTTCGCAAATATCACGAGGCGGTGTTCCGCGCGGCCTTCGAGCAAGGAGTGGACATCGCTAATGCGGACGTGCTCGACACGATCGCGGAGCGGGCCGGGATGAATCGAGCACGGTTTCGCGCGACAATTTCGAGCGGCGCGATGACTCCGCGCATCGAATCGCACAAGCGCGAGGCTGACGAATTCTCGGCGCTCGGCTATCCAACTTTCATCCTCGGCGAATTCCCGTTGATTGGGATTCAGCCGATCGAATCGATGCGCCTGCTCATCGGGCGATTCCTCCGCCAGCGGAGCCAGGAACCGCAGGCGTAG
- a CDS encoding CocE/NonD family hydrolase yields the protein MIVQARKAYKVVTEKNVPMNARDGVTLFADVIRPDAPGRFPVLLSRTPYNKKGTDDPNGPSYLFARYGYVTVMQDCRGRFESKGEYDTIFQEVADGYDAVEWAARLPWSNGRVGTTGQSYLGLTQYMIACNDPMPPSLQVMAPVSASSDYHASWIYHTGGVAMWGWMIPYALFKGLNTLKRAKRNDLFERAKEYVEGGEFPVIRQTRFGFNAFTPLTDKWYRHLPIKDWAELLKEAAPYLADHIAHADDGEYWYRANVNRHAASVSVPMLHVTSWYDIFGEGGMSAYRSIKDDSRSEKARSGQRLIIGPWGHLLPYNVPSSRGTGDIDFGPSALIDLNETLLRWFDYWLKDIDNGIIDEPPVTIFTLGENRWQSLSDWPPPNMREVRYFLHSQKGANTLSGDGALSTVPPNTEPTDTYTYDPNDPVPSLGGNNLTIDIGVQDQRPAEERPDVLVYTSEPIEQPLEVTGPVKVALWASSSAIDTDFTAKLVDVHPSGYAQNLLDGIIRARYRESASAPKMMKADKPYLFTIDLWATSNVFLPGHRIRVEISSSNFPRFDRNLNTGEAFGEGTKGIPARQTVFHRADMTSFLLLPVIPR from the coding sequence GTGATTGTTCAGGCGCGCAAAGCATACAAAGTAGTGACCGAAAAAAATGTTCCGATGAATGCCCGGGACGGAGTCACGCTCTTCGCGGACGTGATACGGCCCGACGCGCCCGGACGTTTTCCGGTCCTGCTCAGCCGAACTCCCTACAACAAGAAGGGTACCGACGACCCTAATGGCCCGAGCTATCTGTTTGCCCGCTACGGCTACGTAACCGTGATGCAGGACTGTCGCGGCCGCTTCGAGTCCAAAGGCGAGTACGACACCATCTTCCAGGAAGTCGCCGACGGCTATGATGCGGTCGAATGGGCTGCACGGCTGCCATGGTCCAATGGCCGGGTAGGAACGACCGGCCAGTCGTATCTCGGACTGACCCAGTACATGATAGCCTGCAACGATCCTATGCCGCCGTCACTGCAGGTGATGGCTCCCGTCTCGGCCTCGTCGGACTATCACGCTAGCTGGATCTATCATACCGGCGGAGTTGCTATGTGGGGATGGATGATCCCTTATGCCTTGTTCAAGGGACTTAATACCTTGAAGCGAGCAAAGCGGAACGACCTGTTCGAGCGTGCAAAGGAATATGTCGAAGGAGGGGAGTTTCCTGTCATAAGGCAAACTCGTTTCGGCTTTAACGCCTTCACTCCCCTAACCGATAAGTGGTATCGCCACCTCCCTATCAAGGACTGGGCCGAGCTACTGAAAGAAGCTGCGCCCTACCTGGCCGATCACATCGCGCATGCCGACGATGGCGAATACTGGTATCGCGCCAACGTGAACCGCCACGCCGCGAGCGTCAGCGTACCGATGCTGCACGTTACCTCATGGTATGACATCTTCGGCGAAGGCGGCATGAGCGCCTATCGCAGCATCAAGGACGACAGCCGATCCGAGAAGGCGCGCAGCGGACAACGACTTATAATTGGCCCCTGGGGCCACTTACTCCCTTACAACGTGCCAAGCTCGCGCGGCACCGGCGATATCGATTTCGGTCCGTCCGCCCTGATCGACCTTAATGAAACTCTGCTCCGATGGTTCGATTACTGGCTAAAGGATATCGACAACGGAATCATCGACGAGCCGCCAGTGACGATCTTCACGCTGGGCGAGAACCGCTGGCAAAGCTTATCCGATTGGCCGCCGCCTAACATGCGCGAGGTTCGTTATTTCCTGCACAGCCAGAAGGGCGCCAACACTCTAAGTGGTGACGGTGCGCTTTCCACCGTGCCGCCGAACACCGAACCAACTGACACCTACACCTACGACCCGAATGATCCGGTTCCATCACTAGGCGGCAACAACCTTACAATTGATATCGGGGTGCAGGATCAACGGCCGGCCGAAGAACGTCCCGATGTCCTGGTCTATACCTCCGAGCCGATCGAGCAACCGCTCGAGGTTACCGGGCCGGTGAAGGTCGCTCTATGGGCATCGTCGTCCGCTATCGATACCGACTTCACCGCCAAGCTCGTGGACGTGCATCCGAGCGGCTACGCGCAGAATCTTCTCGATGGCATCATTCGCGCGCGTTATCGGGAATCCGCGAGCGCGCCAAAGATGATGAAAGCTGACAAGCCGTACCTCTTCACGATCGATTTGTGGGCCACCAGCAACGTCTTCCTGCCGGGTCATCGCATTCGGGTCGAAATCAGCTCCAGCAACTTCCCGCGGTTCGACCGGAACCTCAACACCGGCGAGGCATTCGGCGAAGGCACGAAAGGAATCCCGGCGCGCCAGACCGTGTTTCATCGAGCCGATATGACGTCCTTCCTCCTGCTGCCCGTCATCCCGAGATAG
- a CDS encoding nuclear transport factor 2 family protein produces MIATRLSLKLALLTCAIALMLAAQVRADDRADIRAVEDHVIDAINAKDIDAMMRNYVTDGLLVFDDAMPFQLEGADAWRKTWTGVFARARSFDVKVSNFVVETAGDLGIAHGVVHIEFVGDKGKLSETARLTEAYRKVGGNWLIFHEHLSVPIDPATGKGVLDAKP; encoded by the coding sequence ATGATCGCGACACGCTTATCGCTCAAACTTGCACTCCTCACCTGCGCGATCGCCCTGATGCTCGCTGCGCAGGTTCGCGCTGACGATCGAGCCGACATCCGCGCCGTCGAGGATCATGTGATCGACGCGATCAACGCCAAAGACATCGACGCGATGATGCGCAATTACGTCACCGACGGCCTGCTGGTGTTTGACGACGCGATGCCCTTTCAACTCGAAGGCGCCGACGCATGGCGGAAAACCTGGACTGGAGTATTTGCCAGGGCGCGGTCCTTCGACGTGAAGGTGTCGAACTTCGTGGTCGAGACCGCCGGCGATCTGGGTATCGCGCACGGCGTCGTTCATATCGAGTTCGTCGGCGACAAGGGCAAACTCAGTGAGACCGCCCGTCTGACCGAGGCCTATCGCAAGGTCGGCGGCAACTGGCTCATCTTCCACGAGCATCTGTCGGTCCCGATCGATCCGGCAACCGGCAAAGGAGTGCTCGACGCCAAGCCATAA
- a CDS encoding IS1595 family transposase produces MIEAIRYFVDGEVCRNYLAECRWPDGVSCPRKDCGSKEVWFIRTRAIWRCKSCRKQFSVKVGSIFEDSPITLDKWLPAVWLLTCSTKGYSSHRLAKALGVTQKTAWFMLHRIRLALRAGSFETPMSGPVEGDTTGIGGLEKNKHRSKRLHRGTGNVGKAVVFGLLARHGQIRAKTVANERAETLQDIIRYNVESGAIIYTDEAAAFRGLNADYAHQVINHSEEYVRGAVHTNGIESFWANFKRTIYGTHHFVMPWQLDRYLDDATFRFNQRTVSDGERFMVALAQSDGRRLTYKELIGKEG; encoded by the coding sequence TTGATTGAAGCGATTCGATACTTCGTGGATGGGGAAGTTTGCCGTAACTATCTGGCCGAATGTCGCTGGCCGGATGGCGTAAGCTGCCCGCGCAAAGATTGTGGATCAAAAGAAGTGTGGTTCATCCGCACGCGCGCAATCTGGCGCTGCAAATCATGTCGCAAACAGTTTTCGGTCAAGGTGGGGAGCATCTTTGAGGATTCCCCTATCACATTGGATAAGTGGCTCCCTGCCGTCTGGCTACTCACTTGCTCGACAAAGGGCTATAGCTCCCATCGGCTGGCAAAGGCTTTGGGAGTCACACAGAAGACCGCATGGTTCATGCTTCATCGTATCCGGCTTGCGTTGCGGGCGGGTAGCTTCGAGACGCCCATGTCAGGGCCGGTTGAAGGGGATACTACTGGCATCGGCGGACTAGAAAAGAACAAGCATCGTAGCAAGCGACTACATCGCGGAACGGGCAATGTCGGAAAGGCGGTTGTCTTTGGCTTGCTCGCACGGCATGGGCAGATTCGAGCGAAGACCGTAGCGAATGAGCGAGCCGAAACGCTTCAAGATATAATTCGCTATAACGTCGAGTCGGGCGCGATTATCTATACCGATGAGGCGGCGGCATTTCGTGGCCTGAATGCGGACTACGCGCACCAAGTAATCAACCACTCCGAGGAGTACGTTCGTGGCGCGGTCCATACCAATGGGATCGAAAGCTTCTGGGCGAATTTTAAGCGGACGATTTACGGTACGCATCATTTCGTGATGCCATGGCAGCTTGATCGTTATCTGGACGACGCAACATTTCGTTTCAATCAACGCACGGTTAGCGATGGTGAGCGCTTCATGGTCGCTCTGGCACAATCCGATGGGCGTAGGCTGACCTACAAAGAGTTAATAGGCAAAGAGGGATAA
- a CDS encoding Zn-dependent alcohol dehydrogenase, whose protein sequence is MKAAVFHGPHQPLTIEQVDIDDPQDHEVLMRTAATGVCHSDLHFVEGLYPHAAPAILGHEAAGVVEKVGKSVSYLKAGDHVISCPSVFCGYCEECMSGHPNRCTNRQATQRAADAKPRLSQNGNPVRQFSDLSTYAEKMLVHENALVKIIDEMPLDRAALIGCGVTTGVGAVLNTAKIEPGCTVAVFGCGGVGISAIQGAKIGGARRIIAIDQFENKLAMARRFGATDTIDASHTDALKEIRKMTGGGVDYAFEAVGLKKLAEQCFDSTKVGGTAVIIGMIPVGQKVEIDGPRLLTERTLKGSMMGSNRFRIDMPRYIDFYLQGRLNLDDMVTKRAKLEDVNDAFAAMKRGEVARTVLMFD, encoded by the coding sequence ATGAAGGCCGCCGTATTTCATGGTCCCCACCAGCCGCTCACGATCGAGCAGGTCGATATCGACGATCCGCAGGATCACGAGGTCCTCATGCGCACCGCCGCGACCGGCGTATGCCATAGCGATCTGCATTTCGTCGAGGGGCTTTATCCGCATGCTGCGCCCGCGATCCTCGGCCACGAGGCCGCCGGCGTCGTCGAGAAGGTCGGCAAGTCGGTGAGCTATCTCAAGGCGGGCGACCACGTCATCTCATGTCCGTCGGTGTTCTGCGGCTACTGCGAGGAGTGCATGTCGGGGCATCCCAATCGATGCACGAATCGGCAGGCAACGCAGCGCGCGGCGGATGCCAAGCCGCGACTCTCGCAAAACGGCAATCCGGTGCGCCAGTTCAGCGATCTCTCGACCTATGCGGAAAAAATGCTGGTGCATGAGAACGCGCTGGTGAAGATCATTGACGAGATGCCGCTCGATCGCGCCGCGCTGATCGGATGCGGCGTGACCACCGGCGTCGGCGCCGTGCTGAATACCGCGAAGATCGAGCCGGGTTGCACGGTGGCGGTCTTCGGGTGCGGCGGCGTCGGCATCTCGGCGATCCAGGGCGCGAAGATCGGCGGCGCGCGCCGCATCATCGCGATCGATCAATTCGAGAACAAGCTTGCGATGGCCAGGCGTTTCGGCGCGACCGATACCATCGACGCGTCGCACACCGACGCGCTCAAGGAAATCCGCAAGATGACGGGCGGCGGCGTTGACTACGCGTTCGAGGCGGTAGGACTGAAGAAACTCGCCGAGCAATGCTTCGATTCGACCAAGGTCGGCGGTACCGCGGTCATCATCGGCATGATCCCGGTCGGGCAGAAAGTCGAAATCGACGGGCCGCGCCTGCTCACCGAGCGCACTTTAAAAGGCTCGATGATGGGTAGCAATCGATTTCGGATCGACATGCCGCGCTACATCGACTTCTACTTGCAGGGGCGCCTCAATCTCGACGACATGGTTACCAAGCGCGCGAAACTCGAGGACGTCAACGACGCATTCGCCGCGATGAAGCGTGGCGAAGTCGCCCGCACCGTCCTGATGTTCGACTAG
- a CDS encoding LLM class flavin-dependent oxidoreductase: MDFGIFYEIQVDSPLKHREREYQAFHDVMNQVVRAEEVGFTHFWTVEHHFQVGFAHSSAPEVLYGAISQRTSKIRIGHAVVLLPFPYNHPIRIAERVATLDILSNGRVEVGTGRSITQVELGGFGIPYKETRARWEEALDIITTIWKSKDGTFSYKGKFFDIPERTVVPMPIQKPHPPLWVACTSDDTHELAGKLGLGLLSFTLLVSPERLGQRVRSYRNAIETAKPYGAFVNNRAGAFSMTHLADTDKQAREEAERAFMSYVGTTLRVNSTVLEAKKTGVDPQDLARGQVPDLPTQYEGLDPSKVTIDSLIDNGMCICGSPDTVIRQLERIQKEAQLDQFLAMMQFWSIPHAKTMHAIDLFGKYVIPHFRNDKASRPATTDAAAD; encoded by the coding sequence ATGGACTTCGGAATCTTCTACGAGATCCAGGTCGATAGTCCGCTCAAGCATCGCGAGCGCGAGTACCAGGCCTTTCACGACGTGATGAACCAGGTCGTGCGCGCCGAGGAAGTCGGCTTCACGCATTTCTGGACCGTCGAGCATCACTTCCAGGTCGGCTTCGCGCATTCGTCGGCGCCCGAGGTGCTCTACGGCGCGATCTCGCAGCGCACCAGCAAGATCCGTATCGGGCACGCGGTCGTGCTGCTGCCGTTTCCCTACAATCATCCGATTCGGATCGCGGAGCGCGTCGCGACGCTCGATATCCTGAGCAACGGTCGCGTCGAAGTCGGCACCGGCCGCTCGATAACGCAGGTGGAACTCGGCGGCTTCGGCATCCCCTACAAGGAAACGCGCGCACGATGGGAAGAGGCGCTCGACATCATCACCACCATCTGGAAGAGCAAGGACGGCACCTTCTCCTACAAGGGTAAGTTCTTCGATATCCCCGAGCGCACCGTCGTGCCGATGCCGATCCAGAAGCCGCATCCACCGCTCTGGGTCGCCTGCACCAGCGACGACACGCACGAACTAGCCGGCAAGCTCGGGCTCGGACTACTGTCCTTCACGCTGCTGGTTTCGCCGGAGCGGCTGGGGCAGCGCGTGCGCTCTTATCGCAACGCGATCGAAACGGCCAAACCCTACGGCGCGTTCGTGAACAATCGCGCAGGCGCATTCTCGATGACCCACCTCGCGGATACCGATAAACAGGCGCGCGAAGAAGCCGAGCGCGCGTTCATGTCGTACGTCGGCACCACGCTGCGGGTGAATTCGACGGTGCTCGAGGCGAAAAAGACTGGCGTCGATCCACAGGATCTGGCTCGCGGCCAGGTACCCGACCTACCGACTCAATACGAAGGCCTCGATCCGTCCAAGGTGACGATCGACTCGCTGATCGACAACGGGATGTGCATTTGCGGCAGCCCGGACACGGTCATCCGGCAGCTCGAGCGGATTCAGAAGGAGGCGCAACTCGATCAGTTCCTCGCGATGATGCAGTTCTGGTCGATTCCGCACGCGAAGACGATGCACGCGATCGATCTGTTCGGCAAATACGTGATTCCGCATTTCCGCAACGACAAGGCATCGCGGCCCGCCACTACCGACGCCGCTGCCGATTAG
- a CDS encoding SDR family NAD(P)-dependent oxidoreductase, with amino-acid sequence MRTLEGKVAAVTGAGRGIGRGVAKALAAEGAAVVVNDAGVTVDGRKEPSSPAEQVVSEIMDSGGVAAANTSDIATVQGGEGLVEQAIREFGKLDILVNVAGILRDKMIFNMTEEEWDEVIRVHLKGHYCTMRPGSAHMRERKQGRIINFSSGAALGAPGQPNYAAAKAAILGLTYSSAVALAKYNITVNAIMPGASTRMTDSIPQGRIPGMSFPQSKDAAHTIHDPANVAPVVAFLASDEAQYVNGQCIGAMGYRITRYSHIVPERVLIGDGPWTVERLSKMFKSALGSDLQMPRML; translated from the coding sequence ATGCGCACACTCGAAGGGAAAGTAGCGGCGGTAACCGGAGCCGGGCGCGGAATCGGTCGCGGCGTCGCGAAGGCGTTGGCCGCGGAAGGTGCGGCGGTCGTCGTCAATGACGCTGGAGTGACGGTTGACGGCCGCAAGGAGCCGTCCTCGCCTGCCGAGCAGGTGGTCAGCGAGATCATGGACAGCGGTGGAGTTGCAGCGGCAAATACATCGGATATCGCGACCGTGCAGGGCGGCGAGGGTCTGGTCGAGCAGGCGATTCGCGAGTTCGGCAAGCTGGACATTCTGGTTAACGTCGCCGGCATCCTCAGAGACAAGATGATCTTCAACATGACCGAAGAAGAATGGGACGAGGTCATCCGCGTTCATCTGAAGGGCCATTACTGCACGATGCGGCCGGGCTCGGCGCATATGCGCGAGCGCAAGCAGGGACGCATCATCAACTTCTCATCGGGTGCGGCGCTGGGCGCTCCGGGCCAGCCCAACTATGCCGCCGCCAAAGCTGCGATCCTGGGTTTGACCTATAGCAGTGCTGTTGCGCTGGCCAAGTACAACATCACCGTCAACGCGATCATGCCGGGCGCCTCGACCCGCATGACCGATTCGATCCCGCAGGGACGAATACCGGGGATGAGCTTTCCGCAGAGCAAGGACGCAGCCCACACTATTCACGATCCTGCCAACGTGGCGCCAGTTGTAGCGTTCCTCGCGAGTGACGAGGCGCAGTACGTCAACGGACAATGCATCGGCGCGATGGGCTATCGCATCACGCGCTACTCGCACATCGTGCCGGAGCGCGTGCTCATCGGCGACGGACCGTGGACGGTCGAGCGCCTGTCGAAAATGTTCAAGTCGGCGCTCGGCAGCGATCTGCAGATGCCGCGGATGCTGTAG
- a CDS encoding cobalamin-independent methionine synthase II family protein, with translation MKRSSKRILTTHTGSLPRPAGLLGLLMAKEAGEPLDRAVFDEAVREAVAEVIRKQTDAGVDVINDGEMSKPGYSTYVKDRLSGFEGVNPGMLAGTLGDIKEFPEFGARMFAQSPVASMKMPACDGPIRYRDTRDLDTDIANLKQAATGAKAQELFMSAASPGVISVFLPNQHYGSHEAYLAALADAMKTEYDAIYRAGLLLQIDCPDLAMNRHIQFADRKTSEFRKSAAMHVEALNHALADVPAEAARLHLCWGNYEGPHHRDVPLNEIVDIVLKAKPAGISFEASNPRHEHEWKVWQNVKLPAGKVLIPGVLDSSTNFIEHPELVAERIVRFAKVVGRENVIAGSDCGFSTFAGFTAVEPAITWAKLRSMAEGARIASRELWRTPRGAASTAKSRKRAAPKRTKSPARRGK, from the coding sequence ATGAAACGCAGCAGCAAGCGAATTCTCACCACGCATACCGGCAGTCTGCCGCGACCCGCAGGGTTGCTCGGGTTGCTGATGGCGAAAGAAGCGGGCGAACCTCTCGATCGCGCGGTGTTCGACGAGGCGGTGCGTGAGGCGGTGGCGGAAGTCATCCGCAAGCAAACGGATGCGGGCGTCGATGTAATCAACGACGGGGAGATGAGCAAGCCCGGCTACTCGACCTACGTCAAGGACCGGCTGAGCGGTTTCGAGGGAGTGAATCCGGGGATGCTCGCGGGGACCCTCGGCGACATCAAGGAGTTTCCGGAGTTCGGCGCGCGGATGTTTGCGCAGAGCCCGGTGGCGAGCATGAAGATGCCGGCGTGCGATGGGCCGATTCGATACCGCGACACGCGCGACCTCGATACTGACATCGCGAATCTCAAGCAAGCGGCGACCGGCGCGAAGGCCCAGGAGCTTTTCATGAGCGCGGCATCGCCGGGAGTGATCTCGGTGTTCCTGCCGAATCAGCATTACGGGAGCCATGAGGCGTATCTCGCGGCGCTGGCGGATGCGATGAAGACCGAGTACGACGCGATTTATCGCGCGGGGCTGTTGCTGCAAATCGATTGCCCTGACCTGGCGATGAACCGCCATATCCAATTCGCCGACCGCAAGACGTCGGAGTTTCGCAAGAGCGCGGCGATGCACGTCGAGGCGTTGAACCATGCGCTGGCCGACGTTCCCGCCGAGGCGGCGCGGTTGCATCTCTGCTGGGGCAACTACGAAGGACCGCATCATCGCGATGTGCCGCTGAACGAAATCGTGGACATCGTGTTGAAGGCGAAGCCTGCTGGAATTTCGTTCGAAGCATCGAATCCTCGGCACGAGCATGAATGGAAGGTGTGGCAGAACGTTAAGCTGCCGGCGGGCAAGGTGCTTATCCCCGGCGTGCTCGATTCCTCGACTAACTTCATCGAGCATCCGGAACTGGTTGCGGAACGCATCGTCAGGTTCGCGAAAGTGGTCGGCCGGGAGAACGTGATCGCAGGGAGCGACTGCGGATTCTCGACGTTCGCGGGGTTCACGGCGGTGGAGCCGGCAATCACGTGGGCCAAGTTGAGATCGATGGCGGAAGGCGCGCGGATTGCATCGCGCGAGCTCTGGCGAACGCCGCGCGGGGCGGCCTCTACTGCCAAATCAAGGAAGCGCGCGGCGCCGAAGCGGACGAAATCCCCTGCGCGACGCGGCAAGTGA